The proteins below come from a single Natrinema sp. SYSU A 869 genomic window:
- a CDS encoding response regulator, with amino-acid sequence MGMRERDESVDVLLIESDPEDANRITEAFAQTYPEATTHVVGDKEDAVEFIHRHGEHADAPPPNLILLDLHLPEEDAIELLRTLKGDPKLRRQPVLVLVAEDTEEVAERTYDLSANAYIPKPDDPDQYDRLSTRSQISGL; translated from the coding sequence ATGGGAATGAGGGAACGAGACGAATCAGTCGATGTTCTGCTGATAGAATCCGATCCAGAGGACGCTAATCGGATTACAGAGGCGTTTGCGCAGACGTATCCAGAGGCCACGACCCACGTTGTCGGAGACAAGGAGGATGCAGTCGAATTTATCCACCGACACGGTGAGCACGCGGACGCACCACCGCCGAATCTCATCCTGCTCGATCTCCACCTCCCAGAGGAGGACGCTATAGAGCTTCTGAGGACGCTCAAGGGCGATCCGAAATTACGCCGCCAACCAGTCCTCGTACTGGTCGCAGAGGACACCGAGGAAGTCGCTGAACGGACCTACGATCTCAGCGCTAACGCCTATATACCAAAGCCCGATGATCCAGACCAGTACGACAGATTGTCAACGCGATCGCAGATTTCTGGTTTATGA
- a CDS encoding helix-turn-helix domain-containing protein, translated as MEQVDEIQCPHVLGLEQGLQLFVVEIDSTETLAEEDLLELDEVIEATELGSARGKEVFKLEAVLRESVAEAFEDTPDAGLVDAIQITPQGWYEQKVFKDYPAFNTFQTSCEEHGISVEIVSITHDSSPSEESAPYGLTERQYEALSLALSRGYYERPRQTTAEELADELGVSQPSLSDLIGRAERQLVTATLGTSPRLEMLSQ; from the coding sequence TTGGAACAGGTTGACGAAATACAGTGCCCACACGTACTCGGATTAGAACAGGGCCTCCAACTGTTCGTCGTTGAGATCGACTCTACTGAAACCCTCGCTGAAGAGGACCTCTTAGAACTTGACGAAGTTATCGAAGCGACCGAACTCGGAAGTGCAAGGGGAAAGGAGGTGTTCAAATTGGAGGCCGTACTTAGAGAGTCGGTCGCAGAAGCGTTCGAGGACACTCCCGATGCAGGGCTTGTTGATGCGATACAAATCACACCCCAGGGCTGGTACGAGCAGAAAGTCTTCAAAGACTATCCTGCGTTCAATACGTTCCAGACCAGCTGTGAGGAACATGGCATTTCAGTCGAGATCGTCTCGATTACACACGACTCCTCACCATCTGAGGAATCGGCACCGTACGGATTGACGGAGCGGCAATACGAGGCGCTGTCACTCGCGCTGTCTCGGGGCTATTACGAGCGGCCACGCCAGACGACGGCGGAAGAGCTCGCAGACGAGTTGGGTGTTTCTCAACCCTCGTTATCGGACCTCATTGGCCGCGCCGAGCGCCAACTCGTCACCGCGACACTGGGAACCTCTCCCCGTCTGGAGATGCTTTCGCAGTAG
- a CDS encoding cupin domain-containing protein: MEITNGCSQPSTEGPEEYFTGDVRIDPLFDPEDEARATAASVTFEPSARTAWHTHPLGQRLVITSGCGLVQREDGPIKQVRAGDVVWFPPGEKHWHGARPEKAMTHIAIQEQLDGEAVSWMEHVTDDEYTDSE, encoded by the coding sequence ATGGAGATTACAAATGGCTGCTCGCAACCGTCAACTGAAGGGCCTGAAGAGTACTTCACCGGTGACGTTCGAATCGACCCCTTATTCGATCCGGAAGATGAGGCCCGCGCGACCGCGGCGAGCGTGACGTTCGAGCCCAGCGCGCGTACCGCGTGGCACACGCACCCGCTGGGACAGCGGCTCGTTATCACGAGCGGATGTGGGCTCGTCCAGCGCGAGGACGGCCCGATCAAGCAAGTCCGTGCAGGTGATGTCGTCTGGTTCCCGCCGGGAGAGAAGCACTGGCACGGCGCACGACCGGAGAAGGCCATGACGCACATCGCTATTCAGGAGCAACTGGACGGAGAAGCCGTCTCCTGGATGGAACACGTTACCGACGACGAGTACACGGATAGCGAGTAA
- a CDS encoding SDR family NAD(P)-dependent oxidoreductase, giving the protein MTADPDSELDGQVAIVTGASSGIGEATSKALASRGASVVLAARRENELEALADQIESAGGDALSVPTDITDEDGIDALVEATLAEFGSVDVLVNNAGVMLLEPVERANRENFRQMVEVNLLGLMNLTHAVLPVMQEQGAGHIVNVSSTAGRDANANSSGYSATKFGVNAFTESLRQEVTTEGIRTTIIEPGAVETELQEHIPDEEIREQIEDGFLDSITPLQSEDIARAIAYAVTQPQHVSVNEMLIRPTDQQL; this is encoded by the coding sequence ATGACAGCAGATCCCGATTCTGAACTTGATGGACAGGTGGCTATCGTGACTGGCGCATCCTCCGGGATTGGGGAGGCCACATCCAAGGCCCTCGCCTCACGGGGGGCGAGCGTCGTTCTCGCTGCCCGCCGCGAGAATGAACTCGAAGCGCTCGCCGATCAAATCGAATCGGCAGGAGGAGATGCACTCTCGGTGCCGACTGATATCACGGATGAAGACGGCATCGACGCGCTCGTCGAAGCGACTCTGGCGGAATTCGGCTCGGTCGACGTACTCGTGAACAATGCTGGTGTGATGCTGCTCGAACCCGTCGAACGGGCCAACCGTGAGAATTTCCGGCAGATGGTCGAAGTCAATCTACTGGGGTTAATGAACCTCACCCACGCCGTGCTCCCGGTGATGCAGGAACAGGGCGCTGGCCACATCGTCAACGTCTCTTCGACGGCCGGTCGGGACGCGAACGCGAACAGCTCGGGCTACAGCGCGACGAAGTTCGGTGTTAACGCCTTCACCGAATCCCTCCGTCAGGAAGTCACCACCGAGGGAATCCGAACGACGATCATCGAACCCGGTGCAGTCGAAACCGAACTCCAAGAACACATCCCTGACGAAGAAATCAGAGAACAGATCGAAGACGGCTTTCTCGATTCGATCACACCGCTCCAGAGCGAGGACATCGCACGTGCGATTGCGTACGCCGTAACCCAGCCGCAGCACGTCAGTGTTAATGAGATGCTCATCCGGCCAACCGATCAACAGCTCTGA
- a CDS encoding zinc-dependent alcohol dehydrogenase family protein — protein sequence MKAATYRGPGDVRIEEHPTPEVEEPTDAVIRITHTAICGSDLWFYRGQEDYEEGSPVGHEPMGIVEEIGDDVSHVEPGDRVFAGFAISCGECEFCRKGLHTACKTGGFWDGPGVGGAQAEKLRVPHANGTLVRVPDRYADDEDALEALLPLTDVMGTGHHAAVCADVEAGDTAVVIGDGAVGLCAVLASKRLGAERIIAVGHHEDRLELAEELGATETVSSRGEEAIEEIQEITYGGANHVLECVGAESSLETATQVVRPGGNIGYVGVPHVESPDFVEQLFFQNASFTGGPAPTRAYAEELMQDVLQGTLDPSPIFTKTVDLDGVPQGYEAMDEREAVKVMVKLDA from the coding sequence ATGAAGGCAGCAACCTACCGAGGGCCAGGTGACGTCCGTATTGAAGAGCATCCCACCCCCGAAGTAGAGGAGCCGACAGACGCAGTCATCCGCATTACGCACACCGCGATCTGCGGGTCGGACCTCTGGTTCTACCGGGGGCAAGAAGACTACGAAGAAGGCTCGCCTGTCGGCCACGAACCGATGGGCATCGTCGAAGAAATCGGCGACGACGTCAGTCACGTCGAACCGGGCGACCGTGTGTTCGCTGGGTTCGCTATCAGCTGCGGCGAGTGCGAGTTCTGCCGCAAGGGACTCCACACCGCATGCAAAACCGGCGGGTTCTGGGACGGCCCAGGTGTCGGCGGCGCACAGGCAGAGAAACTTCGTGTTCCGCATGCCAACGGCACGCTCGTTCGCGTCCCAGACCGGTACGCAGACGACGAAGACGCGCTCGAAGCGCTCCTCCCACTGACGGACGTGATGGGAACTGGCCATCACGCCGCCGTCTGCGCGGACGTCGAGGCCGGTGATACCGCCGTCGTCATCGGTGACGGTGCAGTCGGACTCTGTGCTGTCCTCGCCTCGAAACGCCTCGGAGCGGAGCGCATCATCGCGGTCGGCCACCACGAAGATCGTCTCGAACTCGCCGAGGAGCTTGGCGCGACAGAGACTGTCTCCAGTCGCGGCGAAGAGGCAATTGAGGAGATTCAGGAGATCACATACGGTGGCGCTAACCACGTCCTCGAATGCGTCGGTGCGGAATCGTCACTGGAGACGGCCACGCAGGTAGTCCGGCCCGGTGGCAATATCGGGTATGTCGGCGTTCCACACGTTGAGAGTCCCGACTTCGTCGAGCAGTTATTCTTCCAGAACGCCTCGTTCACCGGCGGTCCAGCACCCACTCGGGCGTACGCTGAGGAACTTATGCAGGACGTTCTCCAAGGGACCCTCGATCCGTCGCCGATCTTCACGAAAACCGTTGATCTCGACGGTGTTCCCCAGGGATACGAGGCGATGGACGAACGCGAGGCAGTGAAGGTCATGGTGAAACTCGATGCGTGA
- a CDS encoding glucose 1-dehydrogenase, with protein MSSNRDLPKPQSEYWNFENTVAFVTGAASGIGRATALAFAREGANVVVADIDENGNQETAEQIEELGGDALAVTCDVRESEDVQAALEETIEEFGCLDFACNNAGVEQQGGNVADLAEAEWDRVVDTDLRGVFLSMKYEIPLILEQGGAIVNISSGAGVKGFPGAAYCAAKHGVVGLTKSAALEYADTDLRINAVCPGVIDTAMMDRVTGNTEEGRQQMIDSEPIGRMGEPEEIANAVLWLCSDAASFTLGHAMVVDGGQTV; from the coding sequence ATGTCGAGTAACAGGGATCTACCGAAGCCACAGAGCGAGTACTGGAACTTTGAGAATACGGTCGCGTTTGTCACCGGAGCGGCAAGCGGCATCGGCCGTGCGACAGCACTAGCGTTCGCACGAGAAGGTGCTAATGTCGTCGTTGCTGATATTGACGAGAACGGAAACCAGGAAACGGCAGAACAGATTGAGGAACTCGGTGGTGACGCGCTTGCCGTCACGTGCGATGTGCGGGAATCAGAAGATGTGCAGGCGGCACTTGAGGAGACTATTGAGGAGTTCGGATGTCTTGACTTCGCCTGCAACAACGCCGGTGTCGAACAGCAGGGCGGGAACGTAGCGGACCTGGCCGAGGCCGAATGGGACCGCGTTGTCGACACCGACCTGCGTGGTGTCTTTCTGTCCATGAAGTACGAGATCCCGCTGATCCTCGAGCAGGGCGGTGCGATCGTGAACATTTCCTCAGGAGCTGGAGTCAAGGGATTCCCTGGAGCCGCATACTGCGCTGCGAAACATGGCGTCGTCGGCTTGACGAAGTCGGCAGCGCTTGAATATGCCGACACAGACCTTCGTATTAATGCCGTATGTCCCGGTGTCATCGACACGGCGATGATGGACCGCGTCACCGGCAACACCGAAGAAGGCCGCCAGCAAATGATCGATTCGGAGCCGATCGGACGGATGGGCGAGCCCGAAGAGATCGCAAACGCCGTTCTCTGGCTGTGCTCGGATGCTGCCTCCTTCACCCTCGGCCATGCGATGGTCGTGGATGGCGGTCAGACTGTGTAA
- a CDS encoding DUF5817 domain-containing protein → MVGCPECEAYWIVEIDTKRTRCRRCGTQWAVDGLRDHGTVSADDDDGVDALREKRSHLLAKQWDEPDAFADVAHYATLDDRLSDWPLLSDLYAAQVSDRPLLSDLYAAQVSDRPLLADMWAEPVADCHEFFKAAYQQSGRSHGTGSTGTQPRTEGDDTERLEALLRDPKSGDGAPIGWLARTLFRSAAGHGEKNWKWVRRQCDRWSWVDVTEIQDQQRQSDRDGNRTAASDLLWAFLDPTVLDTVSRHNRPRAGAESATDAKEKAEATISRRAKLETAEQWGDLIGSFGAKKRGYEALGGGDRTRFIDGGRARGGPSRIADAFSGAAAAGYDRGTVLSVTTDPERFDSIAAAADGLLDDAKNLRKKLGRHLESGMPASVTAPEPTRKGLPHGHIAIFGHEPADLPSKHELCRYWWETRERGQQLDLAPIALDDADASDEPRWYWRDDGPDDAGCPPCAYLSEGAESIVAAAWTDADDVKAIANAYRARGSAPITDGEPTAAAVGTSVTPSKIREAAWYWATDMKAATTGSQEIQP, encoded by the coding sequence TTGGTCGGTTGTCCGGAGTGCGAGGCCTACTGGATCGTCGAGATCGACACGAAACGAACGCGGTGCCGTCGCTGCGGGACGCAGTGGGCGGTCGACGGACTGCGGGACCACGGAACTGTTTCCGCCGACGACGACGACGGCGTGGATGCTCTCCGCGAGAAACGATCGCACTTGCTCGCCAAGCAGTGGGATGAACCCGACGCATTCGCCGACGTAGCTCACTACGCGACGCTCGACGACCGGCTGAGTGATTGGCCGCTGCTCTCGGATCTCTATGCTGCTCAGGTTTCCGACCGGCCGCTGCTCTCGGATCTCTATGCTGCTCAGGTTTCCGACCGGCCGCTGCTCGCTGATATGTGGGCCGAGCCGGTCGCCGATTGCCACGAGTTCTTTAAGGCAGCATATCAGCAGTCCGGACGGAGTCACGGTACCGGTAGTACTGGCACGCAACCGCGGACAGAGGGCGATGACACGGAGCGGCTCGAGGCGCTCCTGCGCGATCCGAAGTCGGGGGACGGAGCGCCGATCGGCTGGCTCGCTCGAACGCTATTCCGCTCCGCGGCGGGACACGGAGAGAAGAATTGGAAGTGGGTTCGACGGCAGTGTGACCGGTGGTCTTGGGTGGACGTGACCGAGATCCAAGATCAACAGCGCCAATCGGACCGAGACGGAAACCGCACGGCGGCGTCGGATTTGCTGTGGGCGTTTCTCGATCCGACCGTTCTTGATACCGTAAGTAGGCATAACCGTCCGCGGGCCGGTGCGGAGAGCGCGACGGACGCGAAAGAGAAGGCGGAAGCGACGATTTCACGGCGTGCAAAGCTCGAGACGGCCGAACAGTGGGGCGATCTGATCGGATCGTTCGGAGCAAAGAAGCGTGGCTACGAGGCACTTGGCGGAGGGGATCGGACGCGGTTCATCGACGGCGGCCGAGCACGGGGAGGACCGTCACGGATCGCGGACGCATTCAGCGGTGCGGCAGCGGCCGGGTACGATCGCGGAACGGTGCTGTCGGTAACGACGGACCCGGAGCGATTCGACAGCATAGCGGCGGCGGCGGACGGGCTGCTGGATGACGCGAAGAACCTGCGGAAGAAGCTCGGGCGGCACCTCGAGAGCGGAATGCCGGCGTCGGTAACCGCGCCGGAGCCGACGCGGAAGGGACTACCGCACGGACATATCGCGATCTTCGGCCACGAGCCGGCGGACTTGCCGTCGAAACACGAACTCTGCCGATATTGGTGGGAAACGCGAGAGCGGGGCCAGCAACTCGACCTCGCGCCGATCGCGCTGGATGACGCGGACGCGAGCGACGAGCCGCGCTGGTATTGGCGCGACGATGGGCCGGACGATGCGGGCTGTCCGCCATGTGCGTATCTGTCGGAGGGCGCGGAGTCGATCGTGGCGGCGGCGTGGACGGACGCGGACGACGTGAAAGCGATCGCGAATGCCTACCGTGCTCGCGGATCAGCACCGATCACGGACGGCGAGCCGACGGCGGCGGCGGTGGGGACGAGCGTGACGCCGAGCAAGATTCGCGAAGCCGCATGGTATTGGGCGACCGACATGAAGGCGGCGACGACCGGATCGCAGGAAATCCAGCCGTGA